Genomic window (Capsicum annuum cultivar UCD-10X-F1 chromosome 10, UCD10Xv1.1, whole genome shotgun sequence):
agtagattccagtctcagcagtcagagttagaagtgagtcctcatcttttgaggacacgaTCATTACTTATTtatgtcattaattaatttattagttggagttagttggggatatgtcccatcaactccttattcaggcagtcatgtttagaggcttttcagactacagtcagctttgttttgggtattctataccccatccatatgttacaatttattagatcttatgttacaattttgaaccttatggccttccagTTTATGTTTTCGCATTTTACGATatgttatgcagtatacaggtacaaatatcagtcatgggttagcttgggattcttcagggtcatgagcaccgtgtagcattctaggtaccagattcagggtgttacacttacaatataatattatatgaAGTTACTATTCattaatcaagtctcaaatttacCAAAAAATCCTACTAATCTATGAAATTGAATAACTTTTAACaccaaattcaaaccaaatagagatactgaaaaataaataaatcagttAATGCGTAATATATAACTAGCTAAATGAGAATATTAACCTAATTTTGTTTTAACTtatcacaataaaacacaaaaaatatcaatatttagtcCATCAAAAGTGAAAATGAACTCTTAAAAAAAACTCTCATGGTTGGGCTAGAAATCCCTATTCTTAAATGGGTTGTAAAAATCGTAGCCCAACTCTGGTCTGacccatattgacagctccacTCAATAAGGGAATAACACTACAATTCCGAAATAAGTTATCGTGCAATTCTATCTCAATCAAACACGggataaactcatcctaaaattgATCCCAAAATCAGTTATCATTGTATCCCTCGTATCAAATGAGTCCTAAGAGTATCCAAGTACAAAAGTGTAATACATCCCCCAAAAGGATATATATGCATGCACTGTAAAGAATTTCACGTTACAAATATGTTACAGTAACAATTCATGAATCAAATGAATATCAAACTCATTTACACTAAAGAAAACCATCTGAAAGTCATGATCAAAATGATATGGTGGTTCACATTgaaatcatcatatcattaatatgaataaggaaaagacatcgtttccaccctaaactatacaagaaaagttaaagccacacctaaactatactattGACCTAGTacatacctaaactataaaaaaagtgaTACTATTACCTCCCCGCAACACCCATGCCCAATTTTAATGAGTGGAGTGTACTCCACTTGCCCTGTACTGATGACacatgttaattttatttttttatttaattaataaatagcccttgtgattaaaaataaataatcaagaaaattcatTAATTCAACAACTCCTCCTTCTTCACTTATTCTCGGCTTCACTTTCCCTTCAAATAACCAAGTAAATTCAACAAGAAAATTTTGATGGAagaaaatattcaacaattcaccattaaaaatatgaaattgttgAATTGTTCACTTCTTATGTACTTCACTTTCCCTTCAAATccactttctttttcactttcttctctttatcaatAACTCCTCCTTCTTTTACTCACTTAATCAAACAATGCAAATCTTGTATCAAAGCCAAACTCGTTGTGACTGAGGCCTTTTCACCTTCAGCAGGCCCGAAATGCAAGCGTTTGGATGATGCTAACAAGATTTTTTAGTTAATGGAGGTGAAAGATGTGGCTTCTTGAAACGCATGGGTAACTGGGTATTCTCATATTGGAcgatttgatgaattgaaagtcacACCATAGATTGAAGATGAAAGATGTGGTATTCTCAGAAATCTATGGTGTAACAAATCACACCATAGATTTCTTGGAAGGCTTTGGGCTTTGGGCTTTAGGTATTCTCAGATTCATCAATTAATGGAGGATTTGACGAATTGAATGTTGTAACATGGAGTGCTATGATTTCGGGGTATGCACAGGGGATTGACAATTGTAATTTCGATGGTAATTTTATTGACGATTTAAAGCTAAGATTTAATTGCACATATTGTGATTCCGATGGaaattttagtagtggatattgaatTTTACGgtggttgttttttatttttgttatattattgtGATTGTATTGTGATTCCAATAATGAAATTTGGAATTTGTGATTCCAATAATGGTTGTATTGTGATTCcaataatgaaatttgaatttttaaaattattgtggtgaagatttgagtttgatgatgatggtgtcaATGATGACGTTTAAATGGTGATTTAATGGTGgtgttttaatggtgattttgttGGAGAAGAAGCAATTGAAGAAGGCGGGACccacatattaaaataataaataaaaaattttaattttattaacattttttcaaTTGCAAAAATAATTAACCTAATTGTATATATTAAGAAGAATATTAGGAGTACTTAATGATACAATGATAAATGAAATAGTGACATGCGTATGAAAAACtgtcattttaaaattttttttttcttctctcacgCACCTTAGGAAGGTGAATACACCTTCTCTGCCACATCACCTTCTAAGGTGGAAatagtatcacttttttataatttaggtgtgtaatagatcactagtatagtttaggtgtgactttgACTTTTCTTGCATAGTTTGAGatggaaatgatgtcttttcccaATATGAATACTCAAATCAACATTTAGCCCATAGCATGGCTAATTATAGATTCTTTTGCACATAACACGCTTCATCAACTTGTACTACTGATTGCAATGGTCCAAAATAGTTTATCAAAGCAATATAAAATAAACTGATAAAATGGGAACGAAGAAATGAACAGAGCATCTCTTTGCCATTAGATCTACCAAAATACGGAGAAAAGTGCTGTATACAGTGATACGATTGCTgaaaaaacaaacataaagaaCTTTAGAATCCTCCAATATCGAAAACTGCTCCTACTTTTAAATGAGCAGCTATGACTACATAGGATGTATAAAACACTTCAGAGGTTAAACATCTCATCATCAGATGGTAAATGAATCAGGTTAGAGGCTTCATCATGAGCAGGCTTGGCACATAACTCGATAGAACATccagaaatagtcacccaagcTTGCAGATCTACTAAAGCCTTGAAAAACTGTGACAgcacataatttttaaatagtgaTTTTATATCAACTTTGTAAACAACGAGGGttcttcttcacataagcatGCCGAACAGAAATACACTGATTTTTACAAATAAGAACAGCTAGGGTGGCCTGACTTAAAATAGAGAACAATACGGCAGCAGACTAAGGTCCTTTCCCCTAGTCTCTTTTGTAGTCAACCAGAACTGCAGCTAGCGAGAAGCCAGAGACCAAAAATTCATGAAGAAGGACGGTGATGTAGCAAACCAGCTTAAAAATGCCATTGCTGTAGCTGCCATAAATCTTGTGCAGTGGTTCAGGTTGCATTTATCCAGATCATTGCTAATAAGAACTGTAATTCCAGCTGAAGCACAGGCAGCGGCAAATGTAAGAGTAGAGGTGACCTGCAACACAGTGGAATCATGAACCATAAGTGATGATCacatattaaaaacaaaaatcattcTACAAGTGCACCATTAAAGTTCAGTAGATCGCCAATGCTGTGTATCAAAACTTCCATTAATAAATGAATACACTCATTATGCTTGCAGTCGGATGTATATTATGCTTCCAGATAGATCTAAGAGCAGAAGTGATACGCACCAGAGTGGAATCATGAACCATAGTGATGATCACATATTGAAATCATTCCACATGTGCCCCATTAAAACTCAATAGGTTGCAAACAATTTGTTTGAAAGCCCTTATTTAGAAAATTATGCATATAGCAGTGGCTTACATACCCAGCTCAAAAATCTAGCAAAAACAACCTAATCAAGGGTTCGGAGAACTGGCGCTGGCAGTACTtctcccaaccaaataataagTAAACCTCAAGTCCAAACTAGCTATACTCCATATATTCCCCTCCAATTATTTGAGACCATTTTTCAAAGCACATTTTTTTGAGACAGTCTTTTAAAGCACGTTAGGGTTTCTCTAAAACTAGATGTTCTATAAATCTCAAACTTATCCCAACCAATGTTATATATAAGTCTAACAACAACTAAAACTTAGTGACAACTAGTTAGAGATTAACTAAATAGATTTTCTGCTTCCGTTTATTCATATCTTATTAGCTAAATCCATAATAATTCCTATAGAAAATCTTTTGAGATAATTTCCGTGCAAGAGATTTCAAATCTACCTCATTTCTTTCTAGTTCTACCATCTTTAATACCACACTAAAAGACTAAATTCGATGATCTGTGTAGAAAATTATCAAATGACCTTTGATATTTATACTCCAGCTACTTGCATAGTTGCATTCTCATACACACCGTCATCTCTAATATTGTTGACGAGTTCTAAGTAGCCGTGCAAATTATCCTCGTAAGGTCAAATTGTAATATGAAAGGTCATCATCCATAGAAATTGGTTTCTCACAATGAACAAATTAATTTTGCAAGAttattacaacaacatacccagtgtatcccACAAGTGGGGCCTGGGGAGGGTGGTGTAACGCAGTCTTACCCCTACCTTTTGAACGTAGAGAGGCTGGTTccaatagaccctcagctcaagtaaAGCATATTAAAATCAAGTATGGAAAGAAAAACCACTAGTGAAATTCATGTTGAAGATATTGTCGAAGAGACTAGTCGCAACAACAAATACCCCATCACAAAGTTTAAATTCCCAATTATACACACAGGCTTAACACAAATCATAACTTAAGCAAAGAGTGAAAGCAAAAGGGAAAGTTTCATAAGTTTTGGTCTCTACTCCTTCAAATAGTTTCAACTTGGGATGGAACTTGGTAAAAGACTTTTATTTAGCTCGAGACTCCTTCACAATGGAGAAAGTCTCTGCCAAAAGTGAAACTTATCAATTTACCCCTTGGAATTTGCTCTTTAAGTGAAATGTACAATTAAAATTCTCCTTCACGGGGCAGTGTAGAGTAGACAAGCTCGAGTCTAAAAGCTTAAGAACTCTGGCTACAAACTACAGCGCCATATCCTAGCAATGCCTTTGCCTTCTGCCTAAAAGCTCTTATGTTCTTGAAATTAACTAGTTGCAACTTGAAACCGTGGTTGTAGGGCTGAAAGTAACTCTCTATTCAATTCCTTTCAGTTCATTCTTCGCCTTTGTAGTGaacaaattaatttttgtagTTCTCAATGCGGTTGTAATTGCAgagcctctcaaagaaaaattttCAGTTGTACATGTCATTCTATCAAGtggtaaaaatagaaaagttcCTCTTTTTTGGTAGGAACTTCTACCGTAGCCTAGAGAAGGAAGCTTAAGCTAAGAAAGAGATTTTTACCAAGTTCAAGTTAACATCAAGAAGTAAAGATCAAAAGTTGTAAAAATGCCCATTGCCTTTCTCTCTCACACATAGTTATGTATTAAGTTTGCTTGTATTATGGGGATTTGAACTCTATAGCAGAACCGACTTTTGTTGGAATAATGCTGAATTTTGAAGTATCAATTTGAGGTTTATCTTTCCTATGTTGAAAATTTGTAACATGCATGAAATTGGCTTAACAgtttaaacaaaattaataaatgacATAAAGAAAGTCTGTTAAGTTGGGATTGGTTCAATAATAAGGAAAGGAATCTTGACTTCACTTGATGATTAACTAGGATAATCAAATAATGCTACCTCTATTCAATTTTGCCTACAATTTAGAACGCTTCtcacatatacacttgtataatCATCAAACATCTAATTAGACAAATAGTATGACTTGGACAATACACTTTTGGTTgtgcaaaaaattttaatttcatgattcatTAAGTATGACACGGGCAATAGTTCTCTCAACTATCTTGACTAACAAATAGTATCAAAACCTCTCAGTTAAGATTAAGACTTTGAATCAAAACGATTATGAAGAGCTAAGTGGAAATCTAGACACTAAATCTTCTTTTTCGATTAAGATTTAGTAAAAATCGATTAGCAAAAGCTCATTTATGTTACCCAAAAAGGCTACAAGGTCTTTCATCTACCTCAACAAATGCTCTAAACAATAAATAAGATATTAGTAGGGAAATCACACATAGGTTATAGAACAGAAAATTTTACACTTCAATTTATATATATCGTCCATTAATTttgcacaacaacaacatattcagcgTATCCCACAAATGAGGTTTGAGGAGGATGGTGAGTGTCCAACCTTACCCCTATCTTGTGAAAGTAGACATGTTGTTTCCGATGGACCCTTGGCTCAAATAAAGCATATCAAAATTATGGAAAAGTAATATAGCAGTGCCATGCTGAAAATAATGTCGAAGAGAGCAGTATCAAACAACAAATACTCCATCATAGAGTTGAAATTCTCGATGAAATAAACGTGCTTAACAAAAATCATAACttaaaacaaaaagtgaaaagtAAAGTGCGAAAGTTTTAATCTCTACTCCTTGAAATAATTTGTTACCAAAACTTAGTAATGGATTCCTCTTTAGCTTGAGCCTCCTTCACAAGGATAAAAGTCTGCCAAATAAGTGAAACTTATCAATTTTTACCCCTTGCAATTAGCACTATAAGTGAAATGTACAACTAAAAACTCTCCGTAtcttatcaagaaaaaaaaatctccttcatGAGGCGGTGCAGCTAAGCTCGAGTCTAAAAGTTTAAGAATTCTAGCTCCAAGATGCAACGCCAGATCCTAGCAATGCCTTAGCATTCTGCCCAAAAGAACTTATTTTCTTCATGAAATTCTCTAACTGCAGTCGTGGTTACAGGGCTGGAAATCTTCAGTTTCTTTCTTCAATTCCTTCTAAATTTCATTCTTTGCCTTTCCAATGAACAAATTAATTTTTGCAGTTTTTCAGCGAGGTTGTAGTTGCAGCGCCTCTGGAATATCTCAGTTGTACCATATCATTCTATCAAGTGGTATAAGTAGAAAAGTTTCACTCTTTAGGTATGCACTTCTACCCTAACCTAGAGAAGCTCAAACTAAGAAAGAGATAATCCAAGTTCAAGATATTTCAAGAAGTAAAGATCAAAAGCTGTGCAAATTTCCGCAACGTTTCTCCCTTTTCATCATTATGCATTTTGTTTGTTTGTATCATGGGAATCTGTTAAGAAGACCTATTAAGAAGACCCACATCTAGAagatgaaggtggcggagatgagaatgcttcagtggatgtgtgggtgtactaggaaagataggattagaaatgaggttattcaagATAAGGTGGGAGTAgcttcggtggaagacaagatgagggaagcgaggttgagacggttcggtcatgtgatgaggaggggcacggatgccccagtgcggaggtgtgagaggttcactagggatggtttcaagcgaggtacagggtagaccgaagaaatattcgagggaggtgattagacatgacatggagcagctccagcttaccgaggacatgaccctagataggaagttggAGGAGacagattagggtagaaggttagtatgagtttaggatgttgtttcttgtgttgtatTACTTAGTGTatcttgtttatggtattattggatatgttgatttctattgtatcttgttcttttactattctttgtctagatttttttattttgagtcgggggtctatcggaaacagcctctctatatggactacgtacacttaCCCCCggccccacttggtgggaatatactgggtacgTTGTTGTTATTGTATCATGGGAATCTGAACTCCATCACAGAACGGGCTTTTGTTggaataataaatttttgaagtattAATTTGAGGTTAATCTTTCCTATTCTATCCTATGTATAATTCTCCATTAATATCTTAACGGGAAATGGGCCAAATATACCCCTCAACTTTGTAATTTAGAACGGATTATACGCCTCGTAAAAAAGTGGTACATATATACTTTGCCCGTCTAACAAATGGTTCATATTTTTCACAGCATATATTGAGGTACGTGAAGGACCTAATCAAAAGTTGTGAAATTATCTATTACCTTTCTTTCTATTCAGCATTGTGTAGCTTGTTTATGGTTTGGATATCTAAACTCCATCATGGAACGGACTTTTGCTGGAATGATAATAGATTTTGAAGTGTTAATTTGAGGTTAATCTTTCCTATTCTATCCTATATGCAATTCTCCATTAAAGGGTCTTTTAACCTTCCTTAATAAATGTGGCAGAAATGGGTTATTGCTGATAGATTCATACTAAATCTTAATCTAAAAAGAATATTTTGTTTTAACAAATCCTCTTAGCTCTTCATAGCAATCTTTAGCTCCTCATAGCATATCCTACTGAAAATTGTGACCTCCAGGCTAGTGTGTGTGCTCCTCGATTAGTTCTACAAGGTACCTGCTATGTTCCCACCTACACAGGAACTGTGTAACCATGTTACCAAAGCTTGAATGGATGAGAAAAATTCACCTAATGTTTTTGCCTCAATCACGAAATTCTCTAATTGCAAGCATGGAAAGGGCTGTAGCGCCTAAAGTCTTCAATTCCTTCATAATTTCATTCTTTACCTCTCCAATACACATATTTAACTTTTTGCAATTTTCAACGAGGAATTCCTGTAGTTGCACACTTATTTCAGTAGGGACTTTTACCCCAAAGAAGGAAGCTCAAGTTAAGGAAGAGATCTTTAGCAAGTTACATTCCAAGTTCAAGCTATTTCAAAGGACTTCATATCAAAAGTTTTGAACCTTCTTGTTTCCTTTCTCTCTCTGCCATAGTTATATATTTAGCTTGTATTGTATTGTGGTGATTTGAACTCAATCACGGAACAGACTTTTGCTGGAATAATGATTAATTTTTAAGTATAAATTTGAGGTTAATCTTTCCTATTCTATTCTATGTGATTCTCtattaatattgaggaatgagAAGGACCTTTTAGACTTTTTTTAGTACGTGTTGCATTATGGGTTAATGTTGATGGGTTATACCAAAAATAATTCACTTAAACATAATGGGAATACCAAAATGGTTTCGGAAAGATAGACAAAAATGCTAACCACATTTAGACTTTACAAGGCTTTATCAAACAAAAACGAAGCAATGATTTAAAAGGAGCAATGAAAGGGAAAAGTGTAACGAAGTGAGGATTTAAAAGGAGCCATGAAAGGGAAAAGTGTAACGAAGTGAGGATTTAAAAGGAGACATGAATGGGAAAGTGTATTTGAAGTTTCAGAAGGGCCAACTAGTCAGCCAATAAACTGAAGATTTCAGAGAGAAACAACAATCCTTATAGAAGAGAAGTTTATCTAGGGTCAATCTAAAGGCCAATCAAGTCCCAGTATGACAGCTACACAGGTTTTGGTAGAGAAGACAGGTCGATCCCTGAGAACACAGAAAGCAACCTCAAGGTACAAATGGTCTACATATTTGGCAAAAGATGTTTCTTACCCCATCACCAATGGTAAATAGACTGACAACTGCTGCATTTCTAAAACTTCTTTGCACCAAAATTGCATATACATCGGCAATAGCAAGTACAAGGCTCCATATGATCTGTAATCCAACAGCAGCTACAAGGTAACTGAAACAAACAACGGTTCAGAATACTGATAAGAATCCCTTCACTGAACCAATTTTGATCAGCAAAAGATACTTCTATTAAAATGTCTACTTTACACATAGCCCTCAAATCTGAAGGGAATCTAAGCATTCCAACATTGTATCAGTGtcatcatcaaaattcattgCATCAGTGCCATAATCAAAATCCAAGAGAAGCATTATTCCATGTTTTAAAATTCTGAATAAATCTAATTTCACGAAGTATGTTCTTCCTTCCAGCAAAGCAACTTTGATTCCTAATCATTAATGCAACTGCATTTACAGAAACATGAACACAACATGGCACACACACAAACTGACAGAAGAAGAAAGCAAATGGAGGTAAAACTAACTCCAAATCCCAGATCTTTTCTGAATAATATGTGTCAGGtagatttatttattaaacaaacaTTGAAGTGTGCCAGAAGTAGGACGAAATAACAATATTATCTCTAACCTAATCCGTGGAGTATTTACATCATCCATCCGATAATAAGAATACGACACAAAGCATTCAGTTTACTCCTGCGTACACTAATTTAAGTATGACTCAACTGTGAAGctatataagttttttttttcttttaaaaagtatttcatgATTAATCTCTTTGGATGAATTAAAAGAAAGATGCAGGAAGAAGAATGTATCCAAATTAGAAGAACATTGACTACTCTCTGCATGGGAGATGGAAAACGCGGgaacattttttttgtttagataaATTTGCATGAAACTATTGAAAGAATGGCAGTAAAACACCTGAAAGTCAAAGAGGTAAAAGTTGTCGGCGAAAATCTGTCTTTCCAATAGAAATTGATTCGTCAGCAAGATATTACGTGTGAAGCCTGCAATATTATTTTGGCTCCATCTTGTTATGAGAGATTATGAGCCATGCAGGGAAACTATCAAACCCTCTAAAACCTAAATAGGGCTACTTTCCCAATTTCTTTCAGAAACTATTAAGATGCCACTAGAAAAGGCAACTAAGCACACTATTATTTGCGCATGGTCACAATTGGAGGAAACGTAAGCCAAGTTTACTTTATCTCCTAAAATCGTATCCCCATCCCCAATCAAAAAATTTCAAGCTCCAAACCAGGTTGAAAGGTTAGGCTCACGCATAATAGATAAGAGAATTGAACgataaaaaaaataggagaaTTGAAGGTAAGGATCGACAATCATGTCGAATAGATCACAATCACTACAGATCCAGATGTTAATATTATTGTGCATGTTTTTAGAAACATaaaagctatgttgctcggactcttcaaaaaagtCAGCAGGTGCGCGTTGAATTCTTCAAAAGtcgtgtatttttggagaatctgacGCGGGTGCGGCTTCGAAAGTGAAGAATCCACGCAACTTAGCATAAAAGATAACCAAAGACTAACTATAACCAAAGACTAACTTTTAGCGGATTTAGCTAAAGTTAAAAATGAGAACATTAAAATTCATGTGCGACTAATAAGATAACAATATTAAGGACCTAAAATTTGACCCTGTTATAACTCAGAAACCAAGATTCAATGCAAAAGACACAGAAGATTAAGCATTTAATGCAGACTTGAGAGATTTGGTTTTGCAGTCCTTTACAaacttgtttttagttttatgtcCTTTTTACAAGAGATCTTcggtatttttttttagaatggtAACGTAAGTGATCattagtattttcttttttaagaagGGTAACATAAGAGATCTTCAATTTTACACAAAATAGATGTGAAAGGACattttcttctattcaatttgtAAGTGACCATTAAAGATCATTTCCATGTTGATATGTATTCATTATTAAGCTAAAGCAAGACTGATGAACTTCCCTAAAAGCATTCAACACTGAAAATGGGAAGGGTTGTAGAGACAAGTGATAATAAGTAGAACAAAAGCAAaaatttcagatcat
Coding sequences:
- the LOC107843347 gene encoding CASP-like protein 5A1 isoform X1 is translated as MSTPAVHPVETPPVNNVAPPRMRDLQGMPGTIGSLILRLCQFGFAVVAMCVMVTTSDFPTVTAFSYLVAAVGLQIIWSLVLAIADVYAILVQRSFRNAAVVSLFTIGDGVTSTLTFAAACASAGITVLISNDLDKCNLNHCTRFMAATAMAFLSWFATSPSFFMNFWSLASR
- the LOC107843347 gene encoding CASP-like protein 5A1 isoform X3, whose protein sequence is MSTPAVHPVETPPVNNVAPPRMRDLQGMPGTIGSLILRLCQFGFAVVAMCVMVTTSDFPTVTAFSYLVAAVGLQIIWSLVLAIADVYAILVQRSFRNAAVVSLFTIGDGHGTAILLFHNFDMLYLSQGSIGNNMSTFTR
- the LOC107843347 gene encoding CASP-like protein 5A1 isoform X2, translating into MSTPAVHPVETPPVNNVAPPRMRDLQGMPGTIGSLILRLCQFGFAVVAMCVMVTTSDFPTVTAFSYLVAAVGLQIIWSLVLAIADVYAILVQRSFRNAAVVSLFTIGDGTFILVKEAQAKEESITKFWSPLLLHLPLPVLQLELQFLLAMIWINAT